One part of the Paraburkholderia flagellata genome encodes these proteins:
- the mpl gene encoding UDP-N-acetylmuramate:L-alanyl-gamma-D-glutamyl-meso-diaminopimelate ligase, with translation MHIHILGICGTFMGGLAVLARSAGHTVTGCDAGVYPPMSTQLEAQGIRLIEGYDASQTELNPDLYVIGNVVTRGNPLMEEILNRGLPYTSGPQWLGEHVLRDKWVLAVAGTHGKTTTSSMLTWLLEDAGLNPGFLIGGVPLNFGVSARLTDSSFFVIEADEYDTAFFDKRSKFVHYRPRTALLNNLEFDHADIFPDLGAIETQFHHLVRTIPGVGRIVTNGRSDALERVLTRGVWSDVERFGVDGGWQALPAEDGVAVDERFAVYHNSERVGVVDWQIQGEHNRLNALAAIAAARSVGVPPAQAAASLATFRNVKRRMEVRGSVDGVTVYDDFAHHPTAIETTIAGLRTRVGHENTRILAVLEPRSNTMKLGVMKAQLPASLADADLVFGYGAPNGKDALGWDLAGALAPLGGKARAFHDLEALVKAVVAASRPGDQVLVMSNGGFGGVHQKLLDALSARSAA, from the coding sequence ATGCACATCCATATCCTCGGCATCTGCGGCACGTTCATGGGCGGACTCGCGGTGCTCGCGCGCAGCGCGGGCCACACGGTGACCGGCTGCGACGCCGGCGTGTACCCGCCGATGAGCACCCAGCTCGAAGCGCAGGGCATCCGCCTCATCGAGGGTTACGACGCGAGCCAGACCGAACTGAATCCCGATCTCTACGTGATCGGCAACGTGGTCACGCGCGGCAACCCGCTGATGGAGGAGATCCTCAATCGCGGCCTGCCGTACACGTCGGGTCCGCAGTGGCTCGGCGAGCATGTGCTACGTGATAAGTGGGTGCTCGCGGTGGCGGGCACGCACGGCAAGACCACGACGAGCTCGATGCTCACGTGGCTGCTCGAAGACGCGGGCCTGAACCCCGGCTTCCTGATCGGCGGTGTGCCGCTGAACTTCGGTGTGTCGGCGCGCTTGACCGATTCGAGCTTCTTCGTCATCGAAGCCGATGAGTACGACACGGCGTTCTTCGACAAGCGCTCGAAGTTCGTCCATTACCGTCCGCGCACGGCGCTGCTCAACAACCTCGAGTTCGATCACGCCGACATCTTTCCCGATCTCGGCGCAATCGAAACGCAGTTCCATCACCTCGTGCGCACGATTCCGGGCGTCGGACGCATCGTAACGAATGGCCGTTCGGACGCGCTCGAGCGCGTGCTCACGCGCGGCGTGTGGAGCGATGTGGAGCGCTTCGGCGTGGATGGCGGCTGGCAGGCGCTGCCGGCGGAAGACGGCGTCGCCGTGGACGAGCGCTTCGCCGTGTATCACAACAGTGAACGGGTGGGCGTGGTGGACTGGCAGATCCAGGGCGAACACAACCGCCTGAACGCGCTCGCGGCGATTGCCGCCGCGCGCAGCGTGGGCGTGCCGCCCGCGCAGGCTGCCGCCTCGCTTGCCACGTTCCGCAACGTAAAGCGCCGCATGGAAGTGCGAGGGAGCGTGGACGGCGTGACCGTCTACGACGATTTCGCGCACCATCCCACGGCCATCGAAACGACGATCGCCGGCCTGCGCACACGCGTAGGCCACGAAAATACGCGTATCCTCGCCGTGCTTGAGCCACGCTCGAACACGATGAAGCTCGGTGTCATGAAAGCGCAGTTGCCCGCCAGTCTCGCCGACGCCGACCTCGTGTTCGGCTACGGCGCGCCGAACGGCAAGGACGCGCTCGGCTGGGATCTCGCTGGCGCGCTCGCGCCGCTGGGTGGGAAGGCCCGCGCGTTCCACGATCTCGAAGCGCTCGTGAAGGCGGTCGTCGCGGCCTCGCGCCCCGGCGACCAGGTGCTCGTGATGAGCAACGGCGGCTTCGGCGGTGTGCATCAGAAGCTGCTCGATGCGCTCTCGGCACGGAGCGCGGCGTGA
- a CDS encoding UDP-N-acetylmuramate--alanine ligase produces the protein MVRRSHFDPQRVREEIAIAAARMIAEDGLDYATAKRKAARQVVGDTRIEGTWLPDNDQIEEEIREYQALFQSDSQPAVLRRLREIALEWMQRLQPFNPFLTGAVLNGTAGEHSDIHLQIFCDNAKDVAIWLLNANVQYDVSETRHFAARGLVETLSFLWRASRAEEPVGIHVALYNTDDLRGAVRADARGRLPRANAQALQALINESGATSSTT, from the coding sequence ATGGTTCGCAGATCACATTTCGATCCCCAGCGCGTGCGCGAGGAAATCGCCATCGCGGCAGCAAGGATGATCGCCGAGGACGGCCTCGACTACGCCACCGCCAAACGCAAGGCAGCCCGCCAGGTGGTTGGGGACACGCGTATCGAAGGCACCTGGCTGCCCGACAACGATCAGATCGAGGAAGAGATCCGTGAGTATCAGGCCCTCTTTCAGAGTGACAGCCAGCCCGCGGTGCTGCGCCGCCTGCGCGAAATCGCGCTCGAATGGATGCAGCGGCTCCAGCCGTTCAATCCGTTCCTGACCGGTGCGGTGCTCAACGGCACGGCGGGCGAGCACTCCGACATCCATCTGCAGATCTTTTGTGACAACGCGAAGGATGTCGCGATCTGGCTCCTGAATGCGAACGTGCAGTACGACGTTTCGGAAACCCGCCATTTTGCGGCGCGCGGCTTGGTGGAGACGCTCAGCTTCCTGTGGCGAGCGTCACGCGCCGAGGAGCCGGTGGGCATCCACGTTGCGCTCTACAATACGGACGACTTGCGCGGCGCGGTGCGCGCCGACGCGCGTGGCAGGCTGCCACGCGCCAATGCGCAGGCCCTCCAGGCGCTGATCAACGAAAGCGGCGCCACTTCTTCCACAACCTGA
- the accC gene encoding acetyl-CoA carboxylase biotin carboxylase subunit, producing the protein MFEKILIANRGEIALRIQRACRELGVKTVVVYSEADKEAKYVKLADEAVCIGPAPSNLSYLNMPALISAAEVTDAEAIHPGYGFLSENADFAERVEQSGFTFIGPRPETIRMMGDKVTAKQTMIKTGVPCVPGSEGALPDDPKEIVKIARAIGYPVIIKAAGGGGGRGMRVVHTEAALVNAVNMTREEAGRAFGNPQVYMEKYLENPRHIEIQILADSFKNAVWLGERDCSMQRRHQKVIEEAPAPGIARRLLDRIGDRCADACKKMGYLGAGTFEFLYENGEFYFIEMNTRVQVEHPVTELITGIDIVQEQIRIAAGEKLSFRQRDIQLKGHAIECRINAEDPFKFTPSPGRLTSWHMPGGPGVRVDSHAYNGYFVPPNYDSMIGKLITYGTTREQAIQRMRIALSEMVVEGIQTNIPLHRELMLDAKFVEGGTSIHYLESRLAERQAVKKDEA; encoded by the coding sequence ATGTTTGAAAAAATCCTCATTGCCAATCGTGGCGAAATCGCGCTCCGCATCCAGCGCGCGTGCCGCGAACTCGGCGTCAAGACGGTCGTCGTCTATTCGGAAGCCGACAAGGAAGCCAAGTACGTGAAGCTCGCCGACGAGGCGGTCTGCATCGGCCCGGCGCCTTCGAACCTGAGCTACCTGAACATGCCGGCGCTCATCAGCGCGGCCGAAGTCACCGACGCCGAAGCGATCCACCCCGGCTACGGCTTCCTCTCCGAGAACGCCGACTTCGCCGAACGTGTGGAGCAGTCGGGCTTCACGTTCATCGGCCCGCGCCCGGAAACGATCCGCATGATGGGCGACAAGGTCACGGCGAAGCAGACCATGATCAAGACCGGTGTGCCCTGCGTGCCGGGCTCCGAAGGCGCACTGCCCGACGATCCGAAAGAAATCGTGAAGATCGCGCGCGCGATCGGCTACCCCGTCATCATCAAGGCGGCGGGCGGCGGCGGCGGGCGCGGCATGCGCGTCGTGCATACGGAAGCGGCGCTCGTGAACGCGGTCAACATGACCCGCGAGGAAGCCGGCCGTGCGTTCGGCAACCCGCAGGTCTACATGGAGAAGTATCTCGAGAACCCGCGTCACATCGAGATCCAGATTCTCGCGGACTCGTTCAAGAACGCCGTGTGGCTCGGCGAGCGCGACTGCTCCATGCAGCGCCGCCACCAGAAGGTGATCGAGGAAGCGCCGGCGCCGGGTATCGCGCGCCGCCTGCTCGATCGCATCGGCGACCGTTGCGCCGACGCGTGCAAGAAGATGGGCTACCTCGGCGCGGGCACGTTCGAGTTCCTGTATGAGAACGGCGAGTTCTACTTCATCGAGATGAACACGCGGGTGCAGGTCGAGCACCCGGTCACCGAACTGATCACGGGCATCGACATCGTGCAGGAACAGATCCGCATAGCCGCGGGCGAGAAGCTCTCGTTCCGTCAGCGCGACATTCAGCTGAAGGGCCACGCGATCGAGTGCCGTATCAACGCGGAAGATCCGTTCAAGTTCACGCCGTCGCCGGGCCGTCTCACGTCGTGGCACATGCCGGGTGGTCCTGGCGTGCGCGTCGACTCGCATGCCTACAATGGCTATTTCGTGCCGCCGAACTATGATTCGATGATCGGCAAGCTGATCACCTACGGCACCACGCGCGAGCAGGCGATCCAGCGCATGCGTATCGCGCTCTCGGAAATGGTGGTCGAAGGCATTCAGACCAACATCCCGCTGCACCGCGAGCTGATGCTCGACGCGAAGTTCGTCGAGGGCGGCACGAGTATTCACTACCTCGAAAGCCGTCTGGCCGAACGTCAGGCAGTGAAGAAGGACGAAGCGTAA
- the mtgA gene encoding monofunctional biosynthetic peptidoglycan transglycosylase — translation MRRQAIGAQAAALASGSGRRAQSRKRPGARQWLVWIVSVFAIAWIGTQFFYFAQIALWNFVDPQTTAFMRSDAARLSSDRPDLSIQHEWVPYDQISRNLKRAIIASEDANFVNNNGYETDAILQAWEKNKKRGRIVRGGSTITQQLARNLFLSREQSYIRKGQEFIITWMLQTLLDKERIFEIYLNSVEWGNGVYGAQAAARYYYRTTAAKLTPWQSARLAVMLPRPKYFDEHRNSAYLAQRTAVIARRMGAAELPH, via the coding sequence ATGCGCAGGCAAGCCATCGGTGCGCAAGCCGCGGCGCTCGCGAGCGGCAGCGGGCGGCGCGCGCAGTCGCGAAAACGCCCCGGCGCGCGGCAGTGGCTCGTCTGGATCGTCTCCGTGTTCGCGATTGCGTGGATCGGCACGCAGTTCTTCTACTTCGCGCAAATCGCGCTCTGGAACTTCGTCGATCCGCAAACTACGGCGTTCATGCGCAGCGACGCCGCGCGTCTTTCCTCCGACCGGCCCGATCTTTCGATCCAGCATGAGTGGGTGCCGTATGACCAGATCTCGCGCAACTTGAAGCGCGCGATCATCGCGTCCGAGGACGCGAACTTCGTCAACAACAACGGCTACGAAACCGACGCCATCCTCCAGGCGTGGGAAAAGAACAAGAAGCGCGGCCGTATCGTGCGCGGCGGCTCGACCATCACGCAGCAACTCGCGCGCAACCTGTTCCTCTCGCGCGAGCAAAGCTACATACGCAAGGGCCAGGAGTTCATCATCACGTGGATGCTGCAGACGCTGCTCGATAAGGAGCGCATCTTCGAGATCTATCTGAATTCGGTGGAGTGGGGCAATGGCGTGTACGGCGCGCAAGCCGCCGCGCGCTACTACTACCGCACGACGGCAGCGAAGCTCACGCCGTGGCAGTCGGCGCGGCTCGCGGTGATGCTGCCGCGTCCCAAGTACTTCGATGAGCATCGCAACTCGGCGTATCTCGCGCAGCGCACGGCAGTGATTGCGCGGCGCATGGGGGCGGCTGAGTTGCCGCATTGA
- a CDS encoding YqiA/YcfP family alpha/beta fold hydrolase, with protein MIVYLHGFRSSPQSFKARLLAARMAELGRRGEWLCPTLPVSPEEAIALAEQEIRAQLKPGERVTLIGSSLGGYFATHLAEKHGWRAALLNPAVVPDRDLSKYLGEQPLWHGGGSIVVEPRHLEELRALAVARVTQPARYYLMAATGDEVLDYREMLAHYPGVPTHLIEGSDHGISEFADYVDEVIRFCDAA; from the coding sequence GTGATCGTCTATCTGCACGGCTTTCGCTCGTCGCCCCAGTCGTTCAAGGCGCGCCTGCTGGCGGCGCGCATGGCCGAACTTGGCCGCAGAGGCGAATGGCTGTGCCCGACACTGCCGGTTTCGCCGGAGGAGGCGATTGCACTCGCCGAGCAGGAGATCCGCGCGCAGTTGAAGCCGGGCGAGCGCGTCACGCTCATCGGCAGTTCGCTTGGCGGCTACTTCGCCACGCATCTCGCGGAAAAGCACGGCTGGCGCGCTGCGCTGCTGAACCCCGCCGTGGTGCCCGATCGCGATCTGTCGAAGTATCTCGGCGAGCAGCCGCTCTGGCACGGCGGCGGCAGCATCGTCGTCGAACCGCGCCATCTGGAAGAGCTGCGTGCGCTGGCCGTCGCCCGCGTGACGCAGCCCGCGCGCTACTATTTGATGGCCGCGACCGGCGACGAAGTGCTCGATTACCGCGAGATGCTCGCGCATTATCCGGGTGTGCCCACACACCTGATCGAAGGCAGCGATCATGGCATCAGCGAGTTCGCAGATTACGTCGACGAAGTGATCCGTTTCTGCGACGCCGCTTGA
- the accB gene encoding acetyl-CoA carboxylase biotin carboxyl carrier protein: protein MDLRKLKTLIDLVSESGISELEVTEGEGKVRIVKNAPPVYVQQGPAQYAAPMAGAPLAAPAHVGEAAAAAPAAPAVPQGHVVTSPMVGTFYRAPSPGADPFVQVGDTVKEGQTLCIIEAMKLLNEIESDAAGVVKEILVENGQAVEYGQPLYVIA, encoded by the coding sequence ATGGATCTACGTAAGCTGAAGACTCTGATCGACCTCGTCTCCGAATCGGGCATCTCGGAGCTCGAAGTGACCGAGGGTGAAGGCAAGGTGCGCATCGTCAAGAACGCGCCGCCCGTTTACGTGCAGCAGGGTCCCGCGCAGTATGCAGCGCCGATGGCCGGCGCCCCGCTCGCCGCGCCCGCCCATGTCGGCGAAGCCGCCGCAGCGGCGCCCGCCGCGCCCGCCGTGCCGCAAGGCCACGTCGTGACCTCGCCGATGGTGGGCACGTTCTACCGCGCGCCGTCGCCGGGCGCCGACCCGTTCGTCCAGGTTGGCGACACGGTCAAGGAAGGCCAGACGCTTTGCATCATCGAAGCGATGAAGCTGCTCAACGAGATCGAGTCGGACGCAGCCGGCGTGGTCAAGGAAATCCTCGTCGAGAACGGCCAGGCAGTCGAATACGGCCAGCCGCTCTACGTGATCGCCTAA
- a CDS encoding ribonuclease catalytic domain-containing protein, with product MNVFFEESGSFKAGSVLSRQGDAFQVELPGGRRAKVRAKDVLIEFEKPAASELLEQADAAAQEIDLDFLWECAPAEEFAYTALATEYYGQTYGPVERAALVLRLHGSPVYFRRKGRGQYQRAPEEQLKMALASLERKRQQALVQAGYEEELKAGGLPEAFKGKALGLLTKPDKNSIEYKALEAAAAARGISMPRLMLECGGIASPRALHEARFLADFFPHGTGFPPVEVGTLPEDLPDAAEHVQAFSIDDVTTTEIDDAFSIEHLADGRVRIGIHIAAPALGIQRGDTADTIARTRLSTVYMPGDKITMLPDDFVDAFTLKEGGLRPALSLYCIVNRETQEIVATETRAERVFVKNNLRHNTLDEVVTEETLAAGTGEYPHKDDIAVLWPFAQALFEKRQQARAGYGLRREVQRNTDFNFYVEGEHVTISPRRRGSPLDMIVAELAILANSTWGAFLHDHGVPGIYRSQRAFGAPSGPKRTRMQTNAAPHEGLGVAQYAWSTSPLRRYVDLVNQWQLLACVEHGVAAKLVAPFKPKDADLFAVVQGFDETYTAYADHQRRMEYFWCLRWLQQEMRGEGGREPRREFPASVVKDDLVRFEEVPLLMHVPALGVHARGTRLMMDVLSIDELTIEASVRMLRVLDAPVVTSGDQAEEDSGEDEELIEAADESAQSEAEAVAEAGEAEGEAASDAPAAEEQSSEQHATEPRE from the coding sequence GTGAACGTTTTCTTTGAGGAATCGGGCAGTTTCAAGGCCGGCAGCGTGCTGTCGCGTCAGGGCGATGCGTTCCAGGTCGAGCTGCCCGGTGGGCGGCGCGCCAAGGTGCGCGCGAAAGACGTCCTGATCGAGTTCGAGAAGCCGGCAGCGAGCGAACTGCTGGAGCAGGCGGACGCCGCTGCCCAGGAGATCGATCTCGACTTCCTCTGGGAGTGCGCGCCCGCAGAGGAATTCGCGTACACGGCGCTTGCGACCGAGTACTACGGCCAAACGTACGGCCCTGTCGAGCGCGCCGCGCTCGTGCTGCGCCTGCATGGTTCGCCCGTGTATTTCCGCCGCAAGGGGCGCGGCCAGTATCAGCGCGCGCCCGAAGAGCAACTCAAGATGGCGCTGGCCTCGCTCGAGCGCAAGCGTCAGCAGGCGCTGGTTCAGGCCGGCTACGAAGAGGAGCTGAAGGCGGGCGGACTGCCCGAGGCGTTCAAGGGCAAGGCGCTTGGACTCCTCACGAAGCCCGACAAGAATTCCATCGAATACAAGGCGCTCGAAGCGGCGGCTGCCGCGCGCGGCATTTCGATGCCGCGCCTCATGCTCGAATGCGGCGGCATCGCTTCGCCGCGCGCGCTGCACGAAGCGCGCTTCCTCGCGGACTTCTTCCCGCACGGCACGGGCTTCCCGCCCGTTGAAGTGGGCACGCTGCCCGAGGATCTGCCCGACGCCGCCGAGCACGTGCAGGCCTTCTCGATCGACGACGTCACGACGACCGAAATCGACGACGCGTTTTCCATCGAGCATCTGGCCGACGGCCGCGTGCGCATCGGCATTCACATCGCGGCACCGGCGCTCGGCATCCAGCGCGGCGACACGGCGGATACGATCGCGCGCACGCGCCTGTCGACGGTCTACATGCCCGGCGACAAGATCACCATGCTGCCCGACGATTTCGTCGACGCCTTCACGCTCAAGGAAGGCGGTCTGCGCCCGGCGCTTTCGCTCTACTGCATCGTGAACCGCGAGACGCAGGAGATCGTCGCGACCGAAACGCGCGCCGAGCGCGTGTTCGTGAAGAACAATCTGCGTCACAACACGCTCGACGAGGTCGTCACCGAAGAGACGCTCGCGGCGGGCACGGGCGAGTATCCGCACAAGGACGACATCGCCGTGCTGTGGCCGTTCGCGCAGGCGCTCTTCGAGAAGCGCCAGCAGGCGCGCGCGGGTTATGGCCTGCGCCGCGAAGTCCAGCGCAACACCGACTTCAACTTCTACGTGGAAGGCGAGCATGTGACCATCTCGCCGCGCCGCCGTGGCTCGCCGCTCGACATGATCGTCGCGGAGCTGGCGATTCTCGCGAACTCGACGTGGGGCGCCTTCCTGCACGATCATGGCGTACCGGGCATCTATCGCTCGCAGCGTGCGTTCGGCGCGCCGAGCGGACCCAAGCGCACGCGCATGCAGACCAACGCCGCGCCGCACGAAGGTCTCGGCGTCGCGCAGTATGCGTGGAGCACCTCGCCGCTGCGCCGCTATGTGGACCTCGTGAACCAGTGGCAGTTGCTCGCGTGCGTGGAGCATGGCGTGGCCGCCAAGCTCGTCGCGCCATTCAAGCCCAAGGACGCCGATCTGTTCGCCGTCGTGCAGGGCTTCGACGAGACCTACACCGCCTACGCCGACCATCAGCGCCGCATGGAGTACTTCTGGTGCCTGCGCTGGCTGCAGCAGGAAATGCGCGGTGAGGGCGGCCGTGAGCCGCGCCGCGAATTCCCGGCGAGTGTGGTGAAGGACGACCTCGTGCGCTTTGAAGAAGTGCCGCTGCTCATGCACGTGCCCGCGCTTGGCGTGCACGCACGCGGTACTCGCCTGATGATGGACGTGCTGTCGATCGACGAACTGACCATCGAGGCTTCGGTGCGCATGCTGCGCGTGCTCGATGCGCCCGTCGTGACGAGCGGCGATCAGGCGGAAGAGGATTCGGGCGAAGACGAAGAGCTGATCGAAGCCGCCGACGAATCGGCGCAAAGCGAGGCGGAAGCCGTCGCGGAAGCGGGCGAAGCCGAAGGCGAGGCGGCAAGCGATGCGCCCGCGGCAGAAGAACAATCGAGCGAGCAACACGCTACGGAGCCGCGCGAATGA
- the aroE gene encoding shikimate dehydrogenase: MSVSESKTVAHGDRYAVVGNPVAHSKSPYIHAQFALQTGERVEYDRLLAPLDGFVEHVQAFHAAGGRGLNVTVPFKLEAHALAHKLSPRAAAAGAVNTLRFDADGIFGDNTDGFGLVRDIEVNLGVSLAGARVLLLGAGGAARGVVLPMLERRPREITIVNRTAPKAHALIEQFAGAAGEFGCRLFGGGPQSVYRDPLDLKPYDVIVNATAGSLDAALPECDERAFGTGTLAYDMMYGAQPTVFMRHAQGLGARAADGLGMLVEQAAESFFVWRGVRPEGAPVLAALRAQLAAQAA; encoded by the coding sequence ATGAGCGTCAGCGAGTCGAAGACCGTTGCGCACGGCGACCGCTACGCCGTCGTCGGCAACCCGGTGGCGCACAGCAAGTCGCCGTACATCCACGCGCAGTTTGCGCTGCAAACGGGGGAGCGCGTCGAATACGACCGCCTGCTCGCGCCGCTCGATGGTTTCGTCGAGCACGTGCAGGCATTTCACGCGGCGGGCGGCCGCGGTCTGAACGTGACCGTGCCGTTCAAGCTGGAAGCTCACGCGCTTGCGCACAAGCTCTCGCCGCGTGCGGCGGCGGCGGGTGCCGTGAACACGCTGCGCTTCGACGCAGACGGCATCTTCGGCGACAACACCGACGGCTTCGGCCTCGTGCGCGACATCGAGGTGAACCTCGGTGTATCGCTCGCAGGCGCACGCGTGCTGCTGCTCGGCGCGGGCGGCGCGGCGCGCGGCGTCGTGCTGCCGATGCTCGAGCGCCGTCCGCGCGAGATCACCATCGTGAACCGCACGGCGCCCAAGGCGCACGCGCTCATCGAGCAGTTCGCAGGCGCAGCGGGCGAGTTCGGCTGTCGGCTGTTCGGCGGAGGCCCGCAATCGGTCTATCGCGACCCGCTCGATCTCAAGCCCTACGACGTGATCGTGAACGCGACGGCGGGCAGTCTCGACGCAGCCTTGCCCGAGTGCGACGAGCGCGCGTTCGGTACAGGCACGCTCGCCTACGACATGATGTACGGCGCGCAGCCCACCGTGTTCATGCGCCACGCGCAGGGACTCGGTGCACGCGCGGCCGACGGCCTCGGCATGCTCGTCGAGCAGGCCGCCGAGTCGTTTTTCGTGTGGCGCGGCGTACGGCCCGAAGGCGCACCGGTGCTGGCGGCGTTGCGCGCGCAGTTGGCCGCGCAGGCCGCGTAA
- a CDS encoding TlpA family protein disulfide reductase, with protein sequence MNTKRILAGVAVAAIAAGGGILAGHWATSGSTGVADAASVNAAQASGKQNAVGQLWSAAVTNPDGKAQSLAIYKGRPIVVNFWASWCGPCVEEMPELSALQREYAKKGIQFVGVGVDSATNIKAFLKKVPVDYPIYIAGFGGADVARAFGNNAGGLPYTVVIDANGAVRATKLGQIKPDELRRTLDAL encoded by the coding sequence ATGAACACGAAGCGGATTCTGGCCGGCGTGGCAGTGGCGGCAATCGCCGCAGGCGGCGGCATACTGGCTGGGCACTGGGCAACGAGCGGCAGCACCGGCGTGGCCGACGCTGCCTCGGTAAATGCGGCCCAGGCGAGCGGCAAGCAGAATGCGGTCGGCCAGCTCTGGTCGGCGGCGGTCACGAACCCGGATGGCAAGGCGCAATCGCTCGCCATCTACAAGGGCCGGCCGATCGTGGTCAACTTCTGGGCCTCGTGGTGCGGCCCGTGCGTCGAGGAAATGCCAGAGCTTTCCGCGCTCCAGCGTGAATACGCGAAGAAGGGCATTCAGTTCGTCGGCGTGGGCGTGGACTCGGCGACGAACATCAAGGCGTTCCTCAAAAAGGTACCGGTCGATTACCCGATCTACATTGCCGGCTTCGGCGGCGCGGACGTCGCGCGCGCGTTCGGCAACAATGCGGGCGGCTTACCTTACACGGTGGTAATCGACGCGAACGGCGCCGTTCGTGCGACAAAATTAGGACAAATCAAGCCGGACGAGCTTCGACGCACGCTCGACGCGCTTTGA
- the aroQ gene encoding type II 3-dehydroquinate dehydratase, giving the protein MTRLLVLHGPNLNLLGTREPEVYGRVTLPQIDQALSDRAADAGVELATFQSNHEGALVDRIQSARTEQTDFILINPAAYTHTSVAIRDALAGVGIPFVEIHLSNVHRRESFRHHSYFSDQAEGVICGLGWKGYLYALEYALDRLAAARSAA; this is encoded by the coding sequence ATGACGCGACTGCTGGTTCTGCACGGCCCCAACCTCAATCTTCTCGGCACCCGGGAACCGGAGGTGTATGGGCGCGTGACGCTGCCGCAGATCGATCAGGCGCTCTCGGACCGCGCGGCGGACGCCGGCGTCGAACTCGCGACCTTCCAGAGCAACCACGAAGGCGCGTTGGTCGACCGTATTCAGTCGGCCCGCACCGAGCAGACCGACTTCATCCTGATCAACCCTGCCGCGTACACGCACACGAGCGTCGCGATCAGGGATGCGCTGGCAGGCGTCGGCATTCCGTTCGTCGAGATTCACCTGTCGAACGTGCATCGCCGCGAGTCCTTCCGGCACCATTCGTATTTTTCCGACCAGGCCGAAGGTGTGATCTGTGGCCTCGGCTGGAAGGGTTATCTCTACGCGCTCGAATACGCACTCGACCGGCTCGCTGCTGCCCGGTCGGCGGCCTGA
- the prmA gene encoding 50S ribosomal protein L11 methyltransferase, with product MSYRELIVELDRNRAEALSDALIELGALSVSVEDADADTPDEQPLFGEPGLTPDRTAWQHSRVIALIGADQDPAVLLAAASNELGLTETPKFSLREVEEQDWVRLTQSQFDPIQIGQRIWVVPSWHDAPDPNALVLELDPGLAFGTGSHPTTRLCMEWLEQHVQPGNSLLDYGCGSGILAILAKKCGANPVIGIDIDPQAVESARHNSERNRAEVTYGLPDDCPAGEFDIVVANILSNPLKLMASMLSSRVKPGGRIALSGILARQAEEVAQVYAQWIDISVWREHEGWVCLAGTRRA from the coding sequence ATGAGCTACCGGGAACTGATCGTCGAGCTGGATCGCAATCGCGCGGAGGCTCTGTCCGACGCGCTGATCGAGCTTGGCGCCCTCTCGGTGTCGGTGGAAGACGCCGACGCCGACACGCCCGATGAGCAACCGCTCTTCGGCGAACCGGGCCTCACGCCCGATCGCACCGCGTGGCAGCATTCACGCGTGATTGCACTGATCGGCGCCGATCAGGATCCCGCCGTGCTGCTCGCGGCCGCTTCGAACGAACTGGGTCTCACTGAAACGCCGAAGTTCTCGCTGCGCGAAGTCGAGGAGCAGGACTGGGTGCGTCTGACGCAATCGCAGTTCGACCCGATCCAGATCGGCCAGCGCATCTGGGTCGTGCCTTCGTGGCACGATGCCCCGGACCCGAACGCGCTCGTGCTCGAACTCGACCCGGGCCTCGCGTTCGGCACGGGCAGCCACCCCACCACGCGTTTGTGCATGGAATGGCTCGAACAGCACGTACAGCCCGGAAATTCGCTGCTCGACTACGGCTGCGGCTCGGGCATCCTCGCGATCCTCGCGAAGAAGTGCGGTGCGAATCCGGTGATCGGCATCGACATCGACCCGCAGGCGGTCGAGTCGGCGCGTCATAACAGCGAGCGCAACCGCGCGGAGGTCACGTACGGCCTGCCCGACGATTGCCCTGCCGGCGAGTTCGACATCGTCGTCGCCAACATTCTTTCGAATCCGCTCAAGCTGATGGCCTCGATGCTCTCCTCGCGCGTGAAGCCGGGCGGACGCATCGCACTTTCGGGCATCCTCGCGCGCCAGGCCGAGGAAGTCGCGCAGGTGTACGCGCAGTGGATCGACATCTCGGTCTGGCGCGAACACGAAGGCTGGGTCTGCCTCGCGGGCACGCGGCGCGCGTAA